One Bos taurus isolate L1 Dominette 01449 registration number 42190680 breed Hereford chromosome 3, ARS-UCD2.0, whole genome shotgun sequence DNA window includes the following coding sequences:
- the LOC101905053 gene encoding LOW QUALITY PROTEIN: baculoviral IAP repeat-containing protein 2-like (The sequence of the model RefSeq protein was modified relative to this genomic sequence to represent the inferred CDS: substituted 1 base at 1 genomic stop codon), producing the protein MEDSTVLSNWTIGNKQKMTYDFSCELYRMSTYSTFPAGVPVSERSLARAGFYYTGVNDKVKCFCCGLMLDNWKQGDNPIEKHKQLYPSCSFIQNLVSVTSLESTSKNASSPMRNSFTHSLSPTLEHGRSFSGSYSNLSPNPINSXAVEDFSPLRTNPYSYAMSTEEARFLTYQMWPLTFLSPSELARAGFYYIGPGDRVACFACGGTLNNWEPKDDAMLEHQKHFPSCPFLENSLETLRFSISNLSMQTHAARLRTFMYWPSTVSVQPEQLASAGFYYVGRNDDVKCFCCDGGLRCWESGDDPWVEHAKWFPRCEFLIRMKGQEFVSEVQARYPHLLEQLLSTANTSGDENADPPIVHFGPGESSSDDAVMMNTPVVKAALEMGFSRSLVKRTVQSKILTTGENYKTVNDIVSALLNAEDEKREEEKEEEKERQTEETASDNLSLLRRNRMALFQQLTCVLPILDNLLKANVINKQEHDIIKQKTQIPLQARELIDTVLVKGNSAANIFKNCLKEIDPTLYKNLFVEKNMKYIPTDVSGLSLEEQLRRLQEERTCKVCMDKEVSIVFIPCGHLVVCQECAPSLRKCPICRGIIKGTVRTFLS; encoded by the coding sequence ATGGAAGACAGCACAGTCTTGTCAAATTGGACGATTggcaacaaacaaaaaatgacatACGACTTTTCATGTGAGCTCTACCGAATGTCTACATATTCAACTTTCCCCGCCGGTGTTCCTGTCTCAGAAAGGAGTCTTGCTCGTGCTGGTTTTTATTACACTGGTGTGAATGACAAGGTCAAATGCTTCTGTTGTGGCCTGATGCTGGATAACTGGAAACAAGGAGACAATCCTATTGAGAAGCATAAACAACTGTATCCGAGCTGTAGCTTTATTCAGAATCTAGTTTCTGTTACTAGTCTGGAATCTACTTCTAAGAATGCTTCTTCTCCAATGAGAAACAGTTTTACGCACTCATTATCACCCACTTTGGAACATGGTAGATCATTCAGTGGTTCTTATTCCAACCTTTCACCAAACCCTATTAATTCTTGAGCAGTCGAAGACTTTTCCCCATTGAGGACTAACCCCTACAGTTATGCCATGAGTACTGAAGAAGCGAGATTTCTTACTTATCAAATGTGGCCATTAACCTTTCTGTCACCATCAGAATTGGCAAGAGCTGGCTTTTATTATATAGGACCTGGAGACAGGGTAGCCTGCTTTGCCTGTGGTGGGACGCTAAATAACTGGGAACCAAAGGATGATGCCATGTTAGAACACCAGAAACATTTTCCCAGCTGTCCATTTTTGGAAAATTCTCTGGAAACGCTGAGGTTCAGCATTTCAAATTTGAGTATGCAGACACATGCAGCTCGCCTGAGAACATTTATGTACTGGCCATCTACTGTATCAGTTCAGCCCGAGCAGCTTGCAAGTGCTGGTTTCTATTATGTAGGTCGCAACGACGATGTCAAGTGCTTTTGTTGTGATGGTGGCTTAAGGTGTTGGGAATCTGGAGATGACCCATGGGTAGAACACGCCAAATGGTTTCCAAGGTGTGAGTTCTTGATACGAATGAAAGGGCAGGAGTTTGTTAGTGAGGTTCAAGCCAGATATCCTCATCTTCTTGAACAGCTCTTGTCAACTGCAAATACTTCTGGAGATGAAAATGCTGATCCACCAATTGTTCATTTTGGACCTGGAGAAAGTTCTTCAGATGATGCAGTCATGATGAATACACCTGTGGTTAAAGCTGCCTTGGAAATGGGCTTTAGTAGAAGCCTGGTAAAGCGGACAGTTCAGAGTAAAATCCTAACAACTGGAGAGAATTACAAAACAGTTAATGATATTGTGTCAGCACTTCTTAATGctgaagatgagaaaagagaagaagaaaaggaggaagagaaggaaagacaaaCTGAAGAAACAGCATCAGATAATTTGTCATTACTTCGGAGGAATAGAATGGCTCTCTTTCAACAGTTGACGTGTGTGCTTCCTATCCTGGATAATCTTTTAAAGGCCAATGTAATTAATAAACAGGAGCATGATATTATTAAGCAAAAAACACAGATACCTTTACAAGCAAGAGAACTGATTGATACCGTTTTAGTTAAAGGAAATAGTGCTGCCAACATCTTCAAAAACTGTCTTAAGGAAATTGACCCTACATTATATAAGAACTTGtttgtggaaaagaatatgaagtatATTCCAACAGATGTTTCAGGTCTGTCCCTGGAAGAGCAGTTGAGAAGGCTGCAAGAAGAAAGAACTTGTAAAGTGTGTATGGACAAAGAAGTTTCTATTGTATTCATTCCTTGTGGTCATCTGGTAGTATGCCAGGAATGTGCCCCTTCTCTAAGAAAATGCCCTATTTGCAGAGGTATAATTAAGGGTACTGTTCGTACATTTctctcataa